The Lepus europaeus isolate LE1 chromosome 6, mLepTim1.pri, whole genome shotgun sequence genome includes a window with the following:
- the CCDC184 gene encoding coiled-coil domain-containing protein 184: MEDGPLELMTKDGGDVPAPLEVSSVPAVGDVLSGEYNGGMKELMEHLKAQLQALFEDVRAMRGALDEQASHIQVLSDDVCANQRAIVSMCRIMTTAPRQGGQGRCAGTPREPECPAPGAVASEDPEHGNAEEEKERPCPAAPAGRRERPESPRAGSTAAPPLEPRDPPDAALLRLRGEAAP, encoded by the coding sequence ATGGAGGACGGCCCGCTGGAGCTCATGACCAAGGACGGCGGCGACGTGCCGGCGCCCCTGGAGGTGtccagcgtgccggccgtgggcGACGTGCTCTCGGGCGAGTACAACGGCGGCATGAAGGAGCTGATGGAGCACCTGAAGGCGCAGCTGCAGGCCCTGTTCGAGGACGTGCGGGCCATGCGGGGCGCCCTGGACGAGCAGGCCTCGCACATCCAGGTGCTGTCGGACGACGTGTGCGCCAACCAGCGGGCCATCGTGTCCATGTGCCGGATCATGACCACGGCGCCCCGCCAGGGCGGCCAGGGGCGCTGCGCGGGCACCCCCCGGGAGCCCGAGTGCCCTGCGCCGGGGGCGGTCGCCAGCGAGGACCCGGAGCACGGGAACGCCGAGGAGGAGAAGGAGCGGCCGTGCCCCGCCGCTCCCGCCGGCCGCCGCGAGCGCCCCGAAAGCCCCCGCGCAGGCAGCACGGCCGCGCCGCCGCTGGAGCCCCGAGACCCGCCCGACGCCGCCCTGCTGCGGCTGAGGGGCGAGGCCGCGCCGTGA